In Lampris incognitus isolate fLamInc1 chromosome 13, fLamInc1.hap2, whole genome shotgun sequence, the genomic stretch cctgccaccggttcaccggttgtccttccttggaccacctttggtaggtgctgaccactgcatactgggaacaccccactagacctgccgttttggaggtgctctgacccagttgtctagctgtcacaacttggcccttgtcagactcactcagatccttacgcttgcccatttttcctgcttccaacacatcaacttcgagaactgactgttcacttgctgcctaatatatcccaccccttgacaggtgccatggtaacgagataatcaatgttatttacttacctgtcagtggttttaatgttttggctgatcggtgtgtgtgaCTATAGGGACTTTGATACTACATTAGATACACATCGTTGTAATTTAGCAAATCTTTTGATTTACTCCTGAAGCAACTTGCAATAAAAACAACCCATGTactaagtcagtgtttctcaacccagtcctcaaggaccccctatcctgcagattttcattgtaaccctgcataggtagccctgcttgtacttactcgaccaatcatctcgcagcacttaattatgcaaggtgtgcaacatctgacaaaattcattgctgattggttgaataactacaaacaggtacctattcagggttgcaaagaaaatatgcaggatagggggtccttgaggactgggttgagaaacactgggctaggtgaacagaatcagaatcactttcATTCAACTTTCAACTGAGTCTGCAGCCTAAAGGTGGACGGTTGCTGTCCATGCCACCAAACAGGCTAGTTTAAAGGAAGTTTAATGCAACACAGCTTCACAACAGCAATATGCCATCCTCCGCCCGAGACGTAGCTCCTGAGTGCACAATTGGAGATAATTATGACACTatttaggcagcacggtggcacagtggttagcgcggtcgcctcacagcaattaggtcctgggtttgagccctgaggtagtccaaccttggggggtcatcccatttcgtcctctgtgtggagtttgcatgttctccccgtgtctgtgtgggtttcctccgggggctccggtttcctcccacagtccaaagacgtgtaggtcaggtgaatcggctgtactaaattgtccctaggtgtgaatgtgagtaagtgtgtgggccctgtgatggcctggcggcctgtccagggtgtctccccgcctgccgcccaatgactgctgggataggctccagaatccctgcgaccctgagagcaggataagcggtctggataatggatggacgatgCTATTTAAAGTCAGGATAACAGGACAGTATAAAAACAAATATaggcgatacaggtggagtctggTTTGATTGTTCCCTGGTTGGAGATGGAATGAAAACGATGATAATCGGTGAAAACTGTTTGCTGGTTGGAGCCGAGTCAGGGGGTCTATGAAAGACATGTCTCATTACAATAAGTGGGTAAGGAGAGAGTCAGAGATAGTTTGAAGGCGAGGTTACAATAACAAGAACAGAAGTGGGGGTGTTCTTCACCagaccattgaggtctttggtcAAGCCTGCTTTTCTGGAaaacgaaataaaataaaaacgtcTTACTCTCTCCATCCGGCATCGCCTTTCGCACCATCATCagtgcatgcccccccccttttttttccttctccccaactgtacccggctaATTATCCCActtcattgctccaccccctctgccgatcaggggagggctgcagactaccacatgtctcctccgatacatgtggagtcgccagccgcttcttttcacctgacagtgaggagtttcaccagagggacgtagcgcgtgggagaatcatgctattcctcccagttccccctccccccgaacaggggccccgattgaccagaggaggcgctagtgcagcgaccaggacccatacccacatccggcttcccacccacagacacggccaattgtgtctgtagggacgcctggccaagctggaggtaatatggggattcgaaccggcgatccccgtgttggtgggcagtgGAATAAGTGCATGACTTCTAAAGGAACGGAAATCTTTCATCTCATGTCATCACATCGTTcgttcattcatgcattcattcattcatgcattcaaTGACTTTCTTCTCCTTGTGCTGCAGTGAAATCTCCCAGAGCGATCAAATCACGGAAATACAGAGACACGCGTTCCTCTCCCTCCACAGCCTGGCGGAAATGTAAGCACCCGTAGACCTGCACTGCCAGAACTAACCTGCACCGCCGGAACTAACCTGCATGAGCCGGAACTAACCTGCACCGCCGGAACTAACCTGCACCGCCGGAACTAACCTGCATGAGCCAGAACTAACCTGCACCGCCGGAACTAACCTGCATGAGCCAGAACTAACCTGCACCGCCGGAACTAACCTGCATGAGCCAGAACTAACCTGCACCGCCGGAACTAACCTGCATGAGCCAGAACTAACCTGCACCGCCGGAACTAACCTGCATGAGCCAGAACTAACCTGCACCGCCGGAACTAACCTGCACCGCCGGAACTAACCTGCATGAGCCAGAACTAACCTGCACCGCCGGAACTAACCTGCATGAGCCGGAACTAACCTGCATGAGCCGGAACTAACCTGCATGAGCCAGAACTAACCTGCATGAGCCGGAACTAACCTGCACCGCCGGAACTAACCTGCATGAGCCAGAACTAACCTGCACCGCCGGAACTAACCTGCATGAGCCAGAACTAACCTGCACCGCCGGAACTAACCTGCATGAGCCGGAACTAATCTGCACCGCCGGAACTATCTGCACTGCCAGAACTAACCTGCACCGCCGGAACTAACCTGCGCCGCCGGAACTAACCTGCACGAGCCGGACCTAACCTGCACCGCCGGAACTAACCTGCACCGCCGGAACTAACCTGCATGAGCCAGAACAAACCTGCACCGCCGGAACTAACCTGCATGAGCCAGAACAAACCTGCACCGCCGGAACTAACCTGCATGAGCCAGAACTAACCTGCATGAGCCAGAACTAACCTGCACCGCCGGAACTAACATGCATGAGCCGGAACTAATCTGCACCGCCGGAACTAACCTGCACTGCCAGAACTAACCTGCACCGCCGGAACTAACCTGCGCCGCCGGAACTAACCTGCACGAGCCGGAACTAACCTGCACCGCCGGAACTAACCTGCACCGCCGGAACTAACCTGCATGAGCCGGAACTAACCTGCATGAGCCGGAACTAACCTGCACTGCCGGAACTAACCTGCATGAGCCAGAACTAACCTGCATGAGCCGGAACTAACCTGCACCGCCGGAACTAACCTGCATGAGCCAGAACTAACCTGCACCGCCGGAACTAACCTGCATGAGCCGGAACTAATCTGCATGAGCCGGAACTAACCTGCACCGCCGGAACTAACCTGCACCGCCGGAACTAACCTGCATGAGCCGGAACTAATCTGCATGAGCCGGAACTAATCTGCATGAGCCGGAACTAACCTGCACCGCCGGAACTAACCTGCATAAGCCGGAACTAATCTGCATGAGCCGGAACTAACCTGCACCGCCGGAACTAACCTGCATGAGCCGAAACTAATCTGCATGAGCCGGAACTAACCTGCATGAGCCAGAACTAATCTGCATGAGCCGGAACTAATCTGCATGAGCCGGAACTAACCTGCACTGCCGGAACTAACCCGCATGAGCCACGCTCACATTTAACACCCATTACACTGTTCACAATGCACCTGCCACTGATCAACCTTAACCGGTGTTTGTTTAGTcttattctcttttcttttctccccctttAGAGAAGTACGGAACATTAATAGTCTGAGGATTATCGAGAAAGGGGCCTTCGCCGACCTTCCAAGGCTGGAATACCTGTAAGCTAATGATGCAGTTTTTAATAAATCGTTGTTTTATATTACCGTAGTGCTCTGGTTTAGTCTGTCATTTTTTTATGTACTGCTGTGACGTTAGGCAGAGATTCGTTCAGGAGTATGAATTCGCGGATTTGAATTGGAAACCATAGTTATTTTATTGCTACTATAGTTCCTAAAATTAAGATAACCCACCTTGTaatgtatttcccggactacaagtcgcaccggagTATAAGTCTCACTCGGCAAACAAACGCATTGTTGTGAGGGAAAACACATACTACATATATAAgtcgcttcggtgtataagtcgcatttatatggcgaTATCATAGAAATTGGATGAGTAGAACGGACATTTCCATTCAATCAACATAGCAGGATAATCAGAACTGTGGCCATTTTTACTTGAACCGCTGCCACTGCACAGAACTGTGACTGTTGTAGTGGGCTAACTTCCGTATCAACCGACTTGCGATAAGTTGGACTTTTTTGAAGTCGCGGACTCACTgaagtgaggttttgcagtaacgATCAACCGAGCAGCGGAGCAGTCCGAACATTTACGGCCCCACTGACATGCGTTGGCACCATAACAGCTAACAACCActgccattttcttttgaactactcaaatgaccacaCCCAACGGTTCAATGTCCATTCTACTCTCATTCAATTTCTAAGGTggtacagtattgtcacaaccatggatgactagactcgctagcccttgactaacaggttggaccctttagttgaccggttaacagtcacccgtggtgcgggggacccgggttcgcgtcccagttgcggcggttcccagctgccccctgaattcactacagtattttcaattgagtcagaagattaaacagtgccatctagtggtatTAGTTGAAACACAGCGTTGCAATACAGCGTATTCATTCGACTAAACGGCACtgtataaatcgctttggaatataagtcgcaggaccagccagacaagtAAAATAGCAGTGATTTATGGTCCAGGCATTACGGTACCTTTTTGTTGGTAATTCATGAGTTACCGGTAGTATTTCATTTGAACATTTTTAAGTAACACTTTACAATAACGGCCGATTAGTTAACATTAATAAGGATTAACTAACAGTGAATTTAGTTAACTAACCCTATTAAAATGAGTTAATACCTTAATAATCATCAAGCAACCTAACaaaattcggtaacactttagtatggggaacgtagtcaccattaattaggtgcttattagcatgcaaattagcaacatattggctcttggtgattattacgtactcattaatgccttattctgcatggccttattatacaaccagtaagccattaactatgagttttccctctataatctcagaagtattgcttattagtagcaccatctcaatatgctttgcttagtatggcctttataaggtggtcgtaccacaagaagagttattctcccttactaacacttaatgaatatggtctgttcttacataacaacacacaaaactacaagtgttaatagtgttaaattactctaaattaagtttttgttacttagaatatgttccccatactaaagtgacatcttgatcattactaattcactagtaattaagttttttcatgttccccatactaaagtgtcacCCAAAGTTCTCTTAACATTTATTAATGGTTAATTAAGGTACTAATATTAGTAAATGAGGAACACCGTGGGTAAATGATTACTAGAAACATtagttaactgttaattaacTTAGTTAAGGCTTATTACTGGGTAATTAATGTAACCTTATAGTAAAGTGCACCCCAGTTTTAGTTTGCATAGACATCTTAAGCTGCTTCGGTCTGACCAGTTGTGTCACAGCAGAGCTGAAACACAGCAAGACCTCAGGGGAGCTCAGCTCACCAGGGTTTTAGACAGCCCATATTGCACAAGGTGGTTTGCTTTATTGGCGTTATGCTCTGCTCCATCTCAGACAGTCTCTGGCCTTGGgtcttgataaggaggaacactGATGGCTGCTAACTAGAATTCCGTGCCGCCTGATTCTGATACGGCAGGACAGATAGGGAGGACGGGGTCATCTTGTGCCATGGCCCATGATAAAAGCGCCCATGTCCCGTCTCGGAGGATTTTAAAATGGAGACATTTGGCACCACAGGCAGCGCGATAGCGCATGTTGCTCCCAGAAATATGGAAACGGCGCCGGAGGAGTCGAACTGACTGTGACAGAGGGCAAAGTCTAGATGCTGGAGGGCTCATCAGCAATGCTGGTCCGACTGAACGGCGAAAAGAGTGAACACCTTGACATTTGGCAGGAAATCTGAACATTTGGTCTTATCTGTtcataatgccccccccccctctcgtttCTTACAGGAGCATCTGCAACACCGGGGTGACACACTTTCCGGACTTCAGCGGCATCTCCTCCCTGACGTCACAGTTCATCCTGTAAATACGCCTATTTAAACTTCACACGCGTCTGTGTTGAGTGGCAGTGTGCGCGCACGTGTTGGCACGTCTGACGTGGCACGCCTCTCAGCGGAGCGCTGATCGCTGGTTGGATTTCAGAGCAGCATTTCTCTACTGTTTATTGTTGTTTATTGTTTCTCTGTTGACCACGTTGCCACCGCCTCTACATGCCCCCTTCTCACACGGGTCACAGTCTATTGATTTGCTATTGTGATTCGAGCATTAGTGGCGTGCTGCTAACCGCGCCATCCATCGCCTCACCTGCAGGAAGATGGCAGACAACATGAGGATCGATCACATTCCCGCCAACTCTTTCCGGGGCATCGCAGAGGAATACGTCGCCATGTAAGTAGGAGAACCACCCGAGAGTCCGGTCAACAGACTCTCGGAACCGAGCAGTAGGTTCGTTCCGGGGACACTAGCAGGACTGTGTTCCTGAGGTCTCAGTATATGCTGATgctggagaccccccccccaagccaactAAGACATGTGACTTCTGCCGTCGACAGGAACCTGGCCAGAAACAGCTTCACCGAGATTCGAGCTCACGCCTTTAATGGGACCAAGCTGAACAACCTGTAAGTATCTCTATATGTTTTGTTAACACAAATCTaaggtagaccccccccccccactagctGATATGATAATGTAAACTAGTAATATCacatgttagcccctagctaccgggtctgaccctttagccgagcggttagtggtgccgccttgtggtgcagtacaccccgtatcgaatcccgcaccgggcaagaaaataaccggttacattaataATCGTTATTAACAAGTTTAtcggtggggcgtccgggtggcgtagcggcctattccgttgcccaccaacccggggatcgccggttcgaatccccgcgttacctccggcttgatcgggcgtccctacagacacgttcGACTCTGTGCGtggctgtagtccactgacttccggtttctactgcagcggtcgtaccagtttcctgtttgttggcgcgtgctgttgacaatggcatatttcccgcgatgcctgcgagatttaccatggatacatgtcaaccacgtgcacacaactgtccacacacttccgcctgcaccgaccagcaaacgggggaaacgtttcaagttgtacgtatcaagttacgtccacaatgaggatgagcggacggacgaatcgtggacgtaacttgatatgtacaagttGAAACGTTCCCcccgtttgctggtcggtgcaggcggaagtgtgtggacagttgtgtgcacgtggttgacatttatccatggtaaatctcgcaggcatcgcgagAAATACGCAATTGTCAACCGCaggcgccaacaaacaggaaactgctatgaccgctgcagtagaaaccggaagtcagtagaCTACAGCCACGCACAGAGtggcttggccgtgtctgcgggtgagaagccggatgtgggtgtgtgtcctggtcgctgcactagcgcctcctctggtcggtcggggcgcctgttcaggggggagggggaactggggggaatagcgtgatcctcccacgcgctacatcccccctggtgaaactcctcactgtcaggtgaaaggaaaaagctggcgactccccatgtatgggaggacacacgtggtagtctgcagccctccccggatcggcagagggggtggagcagcgaccgggacggctcggaagagtggggcaattggccaagtacaattggggagaaagggggggaagtTTATCAGTTGTGTTGAAGACTTTTtaatcaaaacaacaacaacaacaaaacagaagcgCGTGTCCCAGTAAATAAATGTTACACGAGACAAGACAGCGACTGGACGTGTTGATTTCGGGCCCTCTCAGAAGAGACGTGCATGAGGgggtgtagaacctgataatgtaataaattccccataatgtaataaccccgataatgtaataaaaatctgctcttgagtccattgaaaatgcaataaaacctgataatataataacttcctgataatgtaataaattccccataatgtaataaccccgataatgtaataaaaatctgctcttgagtccattgaaaatgcaataaaacctgataatataataacttcctgataatgtaataaagtgcatgtcccaataatgtaataaactttttaccaataatgtaataatgtgttacattaacgggacgttattagggttagggttagctatgatatatagtttattacattatcgggaagttattacattatcaggttttattgcattttcaatggcctcaagtgcattttttattacattatcagggttattacattatcggggatttattacattatcaggttctacaggggGGTCCGCAGGGCGGGACTCTGCGGTGTCCTCGGTGATGTCTTCTGTTTTCCTGGTTGGTTTAAAGTCGCACAATGAAAGACCCCGAGGAGAAGACCGAACAAAGCACAGGTCCAACATGCGTGACTGTTTCCTCCCGCAGAATCCTGAGAGACAACAGATACCTCAGGGAAATCCAAGAGGACGCGTTCGAAGGAGCATCAGGACCGAGTCTTCTGTAAGTGGAAAGGgttaaaaaggggggggcagttcTGGATCAAAGTGAACGTCAGCTGCTGAGAAACCATGATTTCTAAAACTAAAGGAGGACTCCTCTTTGACGTGATCTTGTTTCTTTCAGTATTTGGGGATTTGCCCCAGAGGGGGTCCCCGCTGCTTGGTAGCAAATGATGACGGTAGCAGAATGAAACGAGAGAGTGAGTGCAGTTTTCATGTGTGCTGTAGCGCCACCAACATGTGAACCGCGTCACTGAAGAGACAGACCAACACCCATCAGGTCTATCATATTGACAGGCGGTTAGAGATGTGGCAAAATGAGCCACTGTCTTGTGCTAACACGACAACGACCGGGATGTCGtgttttcaccggacagtgaggagtttcaccaggggcacgtagcgcgtgggaggatcacgctattccccccagtccccctccccccccgaacaggcgacccaaccgaccagaggaggcgctagtgctcaatttatgtatttatttgtatggagtgtaaagcagtttgtaactctgtgtttttaaaagtggtatataaataaaatgttgctcgctggtgcagcgaccacgacacatacccacatccggcttgaggcaacacggggattcgaaccggcgatccccgtgttggtaggcaacggaagagaccgccacgcctcCCGGATGCCCGGTAGACAGTAGTTTGACAGGCCTTGCTTTTTTCCccgacccgcattccgggaactttgcctctgattggctagtactcgttgcctccgttgattaggttggttaaggttagggtggggttagggatagggttagccaatcagagatagagtaggggcgggtcttcccggaatcctgGTGGGAAAAATAACGCgtttgacagacaggaagaccACCGGTACTTCCTGGATGTGCACATTATGAGCGTTGCCATTTCCTTTTAATTAATTAGTCCTCAATCAACAACTCATTGAGAACGGCCACCCTCAGTCACGCGAGTGAGTGAACAGGGAGACCGTGCCGGAGTGTGAAACCAGCATTTTCCACCACCAGAAACCAAACGGCATCACTTCCCAGGGGAGAGCGGTGTCACAACCCTGACTTAAAATGTACTAGGACGGGCGTAGCCAGCCTGAAGCTGCTCCTGTGACTTGTGGCGGACCAAAGCCAACATAAAATGCTTTTACTCCCACCTTCTGTGGTAAATTTCATAGCCGGTCTCTTATTTTTTGTCTGTGTGGCTCAGGGACATCTCATCCACGGCTTTAAGCTCGCTACCCCCTAAAGGACTGAAGCAGGTAAGGTTTCTGAAGGCAAGATCTGTCCATGCCTTGAAGAGCCTCCCCCCTCTGGACAGCCTCCCCGAACTGCTGGAGGCCGAGCTCACCTACCCCAGCCACTGCTGTGCCTTCCATATCTGGCGACAAACACGCAGGTAGCCCCCACCCCTACCAGAGATCTACCTACTCCCCTTGTGTCTGCAAGGGGCACAAAGCTGCTCCGTCAAATGGAGGAGTCACTCTCCCACTTGTAGGGAGTGAAAAATAACATGTTCATGATGAGCGCAACAAGAGTTGAGGTTATTGTGACTGTATTTTTGTATTTGTACTTTTCCATTTGAAGGGAAAACGCCTCCAAGAACTTCCTAAAGCTTTGTGAAATCGCCGAAACATACTTCACGTAAGACGCTGCTTTTACTGATTATTCCCAACACTTGCATGCGGACAGCTTGATCGGTTCCTTTGTGCTGTACTTTGTACTTAAACTCACGTCTTCCAGTGATTGTTATAATCATGTCACCATCTACATGTTTTTAGGGAACCCACTGCAGACGGTATGAACGACATCAAATTTCAGTATCCGGACCTGGAATGGGACTGTCGTCAGAGCGCCTCCATCAAGTGCAGCCCGAAGCCTGATGCTTTTAATCCTTGCGAGGACCTGTTGGGCTACCCTTTCCTGCGGTCCCTCACCTGGATAATTACAGCTTTTGCGGTGACCGGGAACATGGCCGTACTGGTCATCCTGCTTATCAGTCATCAAAAACTAACGGTTTCCAGATTTCTGATGTGCAACCTCGCCTTTGCAGACTTCTGCATGGGTCTCTACCTGATGCTCATTGCCTTCATGGACTCCCGTTCTCGCCAAGAGTACTACAACCATGCCATGGACTGGCAGACGGGCGCAGGGTGCGGCATAGCAGGGTTTTTGACCGTTTTTGCCAGCGAACTGTCCGTATACACACTGACTGTAATCAGCCTTGAACGCCGCCATACCATCGCCAACGCAATGTACCTAAACAAGAGGCTACGGCTGCGCCATGCGGGAGCCATTATGGGGGCTGGCTGGGCCTTCTCTCTGCTGGTTGCCCTTCTCCCTCTGGTGGGAGTCAGCAGCTACAGTAAAGTCAGCATCTGCCTGCCCATGGACATCGAGACACTGGGTTCTCAGGTGTACGTGGTGGCTGTGCTTTTTCTCAACGTGCTGGCCTTTCTGGTGGTCTGTTACTGCTACGTCTACATTTACCTGAGCATCCACAACCCCGGCCTCACGACACGCCAAGGGGACGCCAAGGTGGCCAAGCGCATGGCTGTGCTGATCTTTACAGACTTCCTGTGCTTGGCACCCATCTCCTTCTTTGCCATCTCTGCTGCTCTGTGCACGCCTCTCATAACGGTGTCTCACTCCAAGATCCTGCTCATCCTCTTTTACCCCATCAACTCTCTGTGCAACCCCTTCCTGTACACCATCTTCACACGGGCCTTCCGGAAGGACGTCGGCCTGCTAATGGGCCGTTGCGGTTGCTGCCACGCCAAAGCTGAGCTCTACAGGTCTTATGGCCTGGCCGCACACACGTCTGACCCCAAAACCGACAAGTCTACGGGGAAGCCTCGCTCGCTCACCTTCTGTGCTTACCACATTAAGATGCGCGGCTGCATTCTCAACAAGGGGACCACGTGACCACCGATACAAACTGCATCGTTTCACTGGAATTTACAATTTTGACAGAGATGTTATACCACCCAtagtccaaaataaataaataaaagataaaggCAGTGGCACAACTTGTCCATGGAAGCTGTCGGATAAGACCAACCTACTTTACAAGGCTGGAATTTCAGGTCAGGATCAAAACATCGGACTAAAGTTTAATTCAAGGTGCCGTGGTTGCTCCGCTAGTATAAAGTTGTGCGTGTCTtgtgatgattttttttgttaTATTTTCAGTGATACGAAACCATAATACAAATATCTATCAGTAACGACCAGTCACAGTGGCAAAGGTGTCAATTGTGcaaatttttttgtgtgttgttcCAAGTGACTTGTTGTGCTTGGTTATAAGTAAATGTAATTTTAATTTGGCTATTCTGCTGGTGAGACTTGAACAGAAGCTCGTGTTGAAACAACCTCACAAGCAAACATCACAGAAGCCCAAACCCGGCTGGCAGGCCGGGCCACCTGGCTGCTGAGCTTGGTGCCATCTGTTGAGCAAACTCAGGACATCTTTCTGAGTGGGAGCTGAACAAATCTGGTTTACGATAGATGTACGTACTTCAATTTGTTTagaaaaaagtgtttttttttaacttataatAAAATGTGGTCAGTTATCTTCTGCAACAGTACCAACAACTTTGTTAAACTGATACGACATTAAGCCTGGTTTTCACATCAGTCTTTGCCACCATTAAAAAGCAGAACTAtccttatccaagccgcttatcctaatcagggatgctggcgcctatcccagcagtcattgggcattgATAAcccaggccccccccccacacacacacccacccacctagggacaacttagtacggccgagtcacctgacctacatgtctttggactgtgggaggaaaccggagaccccggaggaaacccacacagacacggggagaacatgcaaactccacacagaggacgacccgggacgacccccaaggttggactaccccggggctcgaacgcaggaccttcttgctgtgaggcgaccgcgctaaccactgtggcgCTCATATAatttcacatcatatcatatcctaTTTAATTATATTATGTACCTATATTTTTAAAAGTAGAGATGTTGCTGCCCTACTTGTGTCAAATTTTTATTTTACTACAGCACTTGTGGCTGAAGGAGAGTTGGCAGAGGTAAGAGTTGAGttctagggcatccgggtggcgcggcgtggtgatctattccgttgccttccaacacggggatcgccggttcaaatccccgtgttacctccggcttggtcgggcatccctacagacaaaactggctgtgactgtgggtgggaagacagatgtgggtatgtctcttggtcgccgcactagcgcctcctctggtcagttggggcacctgttcaggggagagtggGAACtgcgggggaatagtgtgatcctcccacacgctacgtccccctggtgaaactcctcactgtcaggggaaaagaagcagctggtgactccacatgtatgggaggaggcatgtggtagtctgcagccctccccggatcagcagatggggtggagcagcgaccgagacggctcggaagagtggattaattggccaggtacaattggaagaaaaaggggggaaaaaatcaaaaagagaaaaaaaaagagagttgAGTcctggtgggtgtggtgagcaGCTCCACCTTCATCCTGTTTGTGGTTTTGACGGAAACCAAAAGAGCAGGAAAGGAAATAAAAAGTAGACCCTCCCTACATGAACCCGCTTTAAAAAGTAAAGGCTGTAATAAATGTAGACCCTCCCTACATCAACCCGCTTTAAAAAGTAATGGCTGTAATAAATGTAGACCCTCCCTACATGATCCCGCTTTAAAAAGTAAAGGCTGTA encodes the following:
- the LOC130122408 gene encoding lutropin-choriogonadotropic hormone receptor-like; this encodes MPRRVLWLVLALSAAVPPRRCWGFTCPPVCRCGADTFHCSRDTQLASAGPAGVSRLRIIHLPLKTVPSHAFKELVNVTTIEISQSDQITEIQRHAFLSLHSLAEIEVRNINSLRIIEKGAFADLPRLEYLSICNTGVTHFPDFSGISSLTSQFILKMADNMRIDHIPANSFRGIAEEYVAMNLARNSFTEIRAHAFNGTKLNNLILRDNRYLREIQEDAFEGASGPSLLDISSTALSSLPPKGLKQVRFLKARSVHALKSLPPLDSLPELLEAELTYPSHCCAFHIWRQTRRENASKNFLKLCEIAETYFTEPTADGMNDIKFQYPDLEWDCRQSASIKCSPKPDAFNPCEDLLGYPFLRSLTWIITAFAVTGNMAVLVILLISHQKLTVSRFLMCNLAFADFCMGLYLMLIAFMDSRSRQEYYNHAMDWQTGAGCGIAGFLTVFASELSVYTLTVISLERRHTIANAMYLNKRLRLRHAGAIMGAGWAFSLLVALLPLVGVSSYSKVSICLPMDIETLGSQVYVVAVLFLNVLAFLVVCYCYVYIYLSIHNPGLTTRQGDAKVAKRMAVLIFTDFLCLAPISFFAISAALCTPLITVSHSKILLILFYPINSLCNPFLYTIFTRAFRKDVGLLMGRCGCCHAKAELYRSYGLAAHTSDPKTDKSTGKPRSLTFCAYHIKMRGCILNKGTT